A section of the Deinococcus taeanensis genome encodes:
- a CDS encoding PLP-dependent aminotransferase family protein produces MEALCLLPAQPGEPRHALVTRTLRAAVTRGALPQGARLPGHRRLAEHLGVSRNTLVDALTQLELEGYVRAQGRSGTVISAPPLALTALNPGAPLPLSRWAQRALSGQVQDAGGKYAVDFRVGQPVPELYPEAAWTQALARRAAQALQSGGPDDPLGPLETRRALAAYLNAERGAQVTPDMVMLTSGTQSALDALARVFLEPGRTAAVEDPTYPGARAALAATGARVLPVPVDASGLRSDALPDRATLLYVTPGCHYPTGVTLQAAARQDLIRWARHAGAFVLEDDYAADLYHAARPPGVLQGLAPDRVLLLGSFSKSLAPVTRSGFLVGPPDVLRVLGATRPLTDRVPGRLDALALADVLASGAYSRHLRRARQVLAHRQEVLLRELRRALPSWPWAPAPGGLHLYVPLPAPWTEEDVQRRAALHGVALSTVGALGPAGHPAAVLLGFAHLTPEALRDGAARLGQALRGPAEPAGGC; encoded by the coding sequence CTGGAAGCGCTGTGCCTGCTGCCTGCCCAGCCGGGCGAACCGCGGCACGCCCTTGTCACGCGCACCCTGCGCGCCGCCGTGACCCGCGGCGCCCTCCCGCAGGGCGCGCGGCTCCCCGGGCACCGGCGCCTCGCGGAGCACCTGGGCGTGTCCCGCAATACCCTGGTGGACGCCCTGACGCAACTGGAACTGGAAGGGTACGTCAGGGCGCAGGGGCGCAGCGGCACGGTCATCAGTGCCCCGCCGCTGGCGCTGACTGCCCTCAACCCCGGCGCGCCGCTCCCGCTGAGCCGCTGGGCACAGCGTGCCCTGAGCGGGCAGGTGCAGGACGCCGGAGGAAAATACGCCGTGGATTTCCGTGTGGGCCAGCCCGTGCCGGAGCTGTACCCGGAGGCCGCCTGGACGCAGGCCCTGGCCCGGCGCGCCGCGCAGGCCCTGCAATCCGGCGGCCCTGACGATCCTCTGGGTCCGCTGGAGACCCGGCGGGCCCTCGCCGCTTACCTGAACGCTGAACGTGGCGCGCAGGTCACGCCGGACATGGTGATGCTCACCAGCGGCACGCAGTCCGCGCTCGACGCCCTGGCGCGGGTCTTCCTGGAACCAGGGCGAACCGCGGCCGTGGAGGACCCCACCTACCCTGGGGCGCGCGCGGCGCTGGCGGCCACGGGCGCGCGGGTGCTGCCCGTCCCGGTGGACGCCAGCGGTCTGCGCAGCGACGCGCTGCCCGACCGCGCCACGCTGCTGTACGTCACCCCCGGCTGTCACTACCCGACTGGCGTGACCCTGCAGGCCGCGGCGCGCCAGGACCTCATACGCTGGGCCCGCCACGCCGGTGCGTTCGTGCTGGAAGACGATTACGCCGCGGACCTGTACCACGCCGCGCGGCCGCCTGGCGTTCTGCAGGGCCTCGCCCCGGACCGCGTGCTGCTGCTCGGGTCGTTCAGCAAAAGCCTCGCGCCCGTGACCCGCAGCGGATTCCTGGTGGGTCCGCCGGACGTGCTGCGCGTGCTGGGCGCCACGCGGCCCCTGACCGACCGCGTGCCGGGCCGGCTGGACGCCCTGGCGCTCGCGGACGTCCTGGCGAGCGGCGCGTACAGCCGGCACCTGCGCCGCGCGCGGCAGGTGCTGGCGCACCGGCAGGAGGTGCTGCTGCGTGAACTGCGCCGCGCGCTGCCCAGCTGGCCCTGGGCGCCCGCGCCGGGTGGCCTGCACCTGTACGTGCCGCTGCCCGCCCCCTGGACCGAAGAGGACGTGCAGCGCCGCGCGGCGCTGCACGGCGTGGCGCTCAGCACGGTAGGGGCACTGGGGCCAGCCGGGCACCCGGCGGCAGTGCTGCTGGGCTTCGCGCACCTGACCCCGGAAGCGCTGCGTGACGGCGCGGCCCGGCTTGGCCAGGCGCTGCGGGGCCCGGCCGAGCCGGCCGGAGGGTGCTAG
- the leuB gene encoding 3-isopropylmalate dehydrogenase, translated as MPKIVSLPGDGIGPEVTAAAVSVLREVAPDLTIEEHLIGGVAFDTHGDPLPQVTRDALTDADAVLLGTVGGAQDSHWNALPRPLRPESGLLALRKALGCYANLRPVRVQPGLEHLSPLKAELARGVDILIVRELLGGVYFDGDRKIEGDTAYNTMRYTTPEVERVARVAFWAAEQRRGRVTSVDKANVLEVSELWRRDVTALRDREYRGVHLNHEYVDSVAMLIVSDPSRYDVIVTENLFGDILSDLAAVIPGSLGLMPSASLGDGAGLFEPIHGSAPDIAGKGVANPAAAIMSAGMLLRHGLNRPDAANQIDRAVSLALREHPTRDLGGRADTQTFTRAVLNALETSPAVG; from the coding sequence ATGCCTAAGATCGTGTCCCTGCCCGGCGACGGCATCGGCCCCGAAGTCACCGCTGCCGCCGTGAGCGTCCTGCGCGAGGTCGCGCCTGACCTCACCATCGAAGAGCACCTGATCGGCGGCGTCGCCTTCGACACGCACGGCGATCCCCTCCCGCAGGTCACCCGCGACGCCCTGACCGACGCGGACGCCGTGCTGCTCGGCACGGTGGGCGGCGCGCAGGACAGCCACTGGAACGCCCTGCCCCGCCCGCTGCGCCCCGAGAGCGGCCTGCTCGCGCTGCGCAAGGCCCTCGGCTGCTACGCGAACCTGCGGCCCGTGCGCGTCCAGCCGGGCCTGGAGCACCTGTCCCCCCTGAAAGCGGAACTCGCGCGCGGCGTGGACATCCTGATTGTGCGGGAACTGCTGGGCGGCGTGTACTTCGACGGAGACCGCAAGATTGAAGGTGACACCGCGTACAACACCATGCGCTACACCACCCCGGAAGTCGAACGGGTGGCGCGCGTCGCCTTCTGGGCCGCCGAGCAGCGCCGCGGCCGCGTCACCAGCGTCGACAAGGCCAACGTTCTGGAGGTCAGCGAGCTGTGGCGCCGGGACGTCACCGCCCTGCGCGACCGCGAGTACCGCGGCGTTCACCTGAACCACGAGTACGTGGACAGCGTCGCCATGCTGATCGTTTCCGACCCCAGCCGCTACGACGTGATCGTCACCGAGAACCTCTTCGGGGACATTCTCTCCGACCTGGCCGCCGTGATTCCCGGCAGCCTGGGCCTGATGCCCAGCGCGTCCCTCGGCGACGGCGCCGGCCTGTTCGAACCCATTCACGGCAGCGCCCCTGACATCGCGGGCAAAGGCGTCGCCAACCCCGCCGCCGCCATCATGAGCGCCGGCATGCTCCTGCGGCACGGCCTGAACCGCCCCGACGCGGCCAACCAGATCGACCGGGCCGTGTCCCTTGCGCTGCGTGAACATCCCACCCGCGACCTGGGCGGCCGCGCCGACACCCAGACCTTTACCCGCGCCGTTCTCAACGCGCTGGAAACGTCACCCGCCGTCGGCTGA
- a CDS encoding 3-isopropylmalate dehydratase small subunit: MPTVHVFGRDHINTDEIIPARHLTTDVESELARYAMEDYDKDFVRRVQPGDIIVAGADFGCGSSREHAVWALRGAGVSAVLAPNFARIYYRNSINNGFLALECEGVVEAFQDGDQATLDLKGGTVTNTRTGQTLRFVPVPQFALDVQQAGGWLEYMKANETPAPTPQEEQHA; this comes from the coding sequence ATGCCCACCGTGCACGTATTCGGCCGAGACCACATCAACACCGACGAGATCATCCCCGCCCGCCACCTGACCACCGACGTGGAAAGCGAACTCGCGCGGTACGCCATGGAGGACTACGACAAGGACTTCGTGCGGCGCGTGCAGCCCGGCGACATCATCGTCGCCGGCGCGGACTTCGGGTGCGGCTCCAGCCGCGAGCACGCCGTGTGGGCCCTGCGCGGCGCGGGCGTCTCGGCCGTCCTCGCCCCGAACTTCGCGCGCATCTACTACCGCAATTCCATCAACAACGGCTTCCTGGCCCTGGAATGCGAGGGGGTCGTCGAGGCGTTCCAGGACGGCGACCAGGCCACCCTGGACCTGAAAGGCGGCACGGTCACGAACACCCGCACCGGGCAGACCCTGCGGTTTGTTCCGGTGCCGCAGTTCGCGCTGGATGTCCAGCAGGCCGGCGGCTGGCTGGAATACATGAAAGCCAACGAAACGCCCGCCCCCACCCCACAGGAGGAACAGCATGCCTAA
- a CDS encoding LysE family transporter has translation MDLKILLAVAAVHAVVLVIPGPDVLLVSQTALARTRRAALLAGLGVVAGIAVWAALALLGVGLLFQAFPWIHGVVKVAGGLYLLWMGYSLWRSSAQPGAAGAQDLRAPLGDLQALRAGFVTNISNPKAAVFFGSVFSGVLGQHADLALKGAAFAVIVLLSGAWFALVATGMSTAPMQRAYLRARQAVDRVAGTLMLGFGGLLLASRE, from the coding sequence GTGGACCTGAAGATTCTGCTGGCCGTGGCCGCCGTGCACGCCGTGGTGCTGGTCATTCCCGGACCGGACGTGCTGCTCGTCAGCCAGACCGCGCTCGCCCGCACCCGCCGCGCCGCTCTGCTCGCCGGCCTGGGCGTGGTGGCGGGCATTGCGGTCTGGGCGGCGCTGGCCCTGCTGGGCGTGGGCCTGCTGTTCCAGGCCTTCCCGTGGATTCACGGCGTGGTGAAAGTTGCCGGCGGTCTGTACCTGCTGTGGATGGGGTACAGCCTGTGGCGCAGCAGCGCGCAACCCGGCGCAGCCGGCGCCCAGGACCTCCGTGCGCCGCTGGGGGACCTGCAGGCCCTGCGGGCCGGGTTCGTCACGAACATCAGCAACCCCAAAGCCGCCGTGTTCTTCGGCAGCGTGTTCTCCGGCGTGCTGGGTCAGCACGCGGACCTCGCCCTGAAGGGCGCGGCGTTCGCGGTGATCGTGCTGCTCAGCGGGGCGTGGTTCGCGCTGGTCGCCACCGGCATGTCCACGGCCCCCATGCAGCGCGCGTACCTGCGGGCCCGGCAGGCCGTGGACCGCGTGGCCGGCACCCTGATGCTGGGCTTCGGCGGACTGCTGCTGGCCTCGCGCGAGTAA
- a CDS encoding homoaconitate hydratase family protein: protein MGMTIAEKILAAHSGHEQVVPGQLIECATDWVLCHEITTPAALRMLEERGMDQVFNPDQIVAVPDHSVPAMNIKAAKMYQKLKSWVHEKGIKHFFDVGRGGIAHVVLENTGLMKPGQTLVSGDSHTCNAGALGTFATGVGSTDLAGAIYAGKVWFKVPETMLIRVTGQTQPGVTPKDIVLEVIKRIGADGANYLVMEWVGDYIDNLDMEGRFTLTNMAIEAGGKTGIVAVDDTTRAYMTARGVTPDQYTEYHSDPDAQYRVVVDIDAASVEPTVAYPHIPSNGRVAGSDRIAVTHAYVGSCTNGRISDLRDVARILKGRKVADGVQMIVVPATQAIWKQAAQEGLLEIFVDAGASVSYPSCGACLGMHSGVLGPDDVCISSSNRNFVGRMGDPSAQIYLASPATVAASAVAGVISDPRVYNDTINAAD, encoded by the coding sequence ATGGGAATGACGATTGCAGAGAAGATTCTGGCTGCCCACAGCGGTCACGAACAGGTGGTGCCAGGACAGCTGATCGAGTGCGCCACCGACTGGGTGCTGTGCCACGAGATCACCACCCCGGCCGCGCTGCGCATGCTTGAGGAGCGCGGCATGGACCAGGTGTTCAACCCGGACCAGATTGTGGCCGTGCCGGACCACAGCGTTCCGGCGATGAACATCAAGGCCGCGAAGATGTACCAGAAACTCAAAAGCTGGGTCCACGAGAAGGGCATCAAGCACTTCTTCGACGTGGGCCGCGGCGGGATCGCGCACGTGGTGCTGGAAAACACCGGCCTGATGAAACCCGGGCAGACCCTCGTGAGCGGCGACAGTCACACCTGCAACGCCGGCGCGCTGGGCACCTTCGCCACCGGCGTGGGCAGCACCGACCTTGCCGGGGCGATCTACGCCGGGAAGGTGTGGTTCAAGGTGCCTGAAACCATGCTGATCCGCGTGACCGGGCAGACCCAGCCCGGCGTGACGCCCAAGGACATCGTCCTGGAAGTCATCAAGCGGATCGGCGCGGACGGCGCGAACTACCTGGTGATGGAATGGGTGGGCGATTACATCGACAACCTGGACATGGAAGGCCGGTTCACCCTCACGAACATGGCGATCGAGGCGGGCGGTAAGACCGGCATCGTCGCCGTGGACGACACCACCCGCGCGTACATGACCGCCCGCGGCGTGACGCCCGACCAGTACACCGAGTACCACTCCGACCCCGACGCGCAGTACCGGGTGGTCGTGGACATCGACGCGGCCAGCGTGGAACCCACCGTCGCGTACCCGCACATTCCCAGCAACGGCCGCGTGGCCGGCAGTGACCGCATCGCCGTGACGCACGCGTACGTGGGCAGCTGCACGAACGGCCGCATCAGCGACCTGAGAGACGTGGCCCGCATCCTCAAGGGCCGCAAGGTGGCCGACGGCGTGCAGATGATCGTGGTGCCCGCCACGCAGGCCATCTGGAAACAGGCGGCCCAGGAAGGCCTGCTGGAGATCTTCGTGGACGCCGGCGCCAGCGTGTCCTACCCCAGCTGCGGCGCATGCCTGGGCATGCACTCCGGCGTGCTCGGCCCGGACGACGTGTGCATCAGCTCCTCGAACCGGAACTTCGTGGGCCGCATGGGCGACCCGTCCGCACAGATCTACCTGGCCAGTCCCGCGACGGTCGCGGCGAGCGCCGTGGCCGGCGTGATCAGCGACCCGCGCGTGTACAACGACACCATCAACGCCGCCGACTGA